GCCCGCTTCAACAACAGCGCGGCCGGTCTCGCGTACTTCTCGGCCTCCGTGAAGCAGGGCACCCGGGTCGTCACCGCCGCCGCCGACTCCCGCGCGGCCGTCGTCGGCGGCACGAACCAGGTCACGGCGAGCATGCAGATCCCGATGACCGGCCTCACCCCCGGCGCCGCCTACACCGTGACCGGCGCCTACCGCACCACCGCGGGCACCCTCACCCTCAGCAACCGCTACCTCACCATCACGTCCCTGATCTGACCTGATCTGACGCACACCGGGGAGGCCTCATGGCCACGCCTCTGTCCCCCGACGCCCTCGTCCGCGCCCTGCGCGGCGAGGGCGTCCGCATGAGAGAACACGGCAACTGGAGGACGCACAACCGCAATCACAAGGGCGCCTGGGGCCCCGTGCACGGCGTCATGCTGCACCACACCGCGGGGCGTGACAGCCTCGCCCTCTGCCGACGCGGCATGACCGATCTGCCGGGGCCGCTCTGCATCGGCCTGATCAGCAAGGACGGCACGCTCCATCTGGTCGGGTACGGCCGGACCAACCACGCGGGCAACGGTTCCACCGCGGTGCTCGACGCGGTGCAGCGGTCCAAGGCGCTGCCGTCGCGGCCGGGGCCCGACGCCGTGGACGGCAACGCCCGTTTCTACGGCTTCGAGATCGAGAACCTCGGCAATGGGCGGGACCCCTTCCCTGCCGTGCAGCTCGACACGGTCGAACGTCTTTCGGCGGCGCTGTGCCGGGCGCACGGCTGGTCGGGGGCGAGCGTCATCGGCCACAAGGAGTGGACCCGGCGCAAGATCGACCCGACCTTCTCCATGCCGGTGATGCGGGGGCGGGTCGCGAAGCGGCTCGGCTCCGACGCACCGGGCGGCGAAGGGGGCGACGGACCCGCGTACGCGCCGTTCCCCGGGGCCGCGTTCTTCGCCGTCGGCCGTCACAGCGCGCTGTTCACGTCCGTCGGGCGGCGGCTCGTCAAGGAAGGGTGCGGGCGGTACGAGGTCGGGCCCGGGCCCGTCTGGACCGAGGCCGACCGCGCCTCGTACGCCGTCTGGCAGCACAAGCTCGGCTACCGCGGCGCCGACGCCGACGGGATACCGGGCCGCACGAGCTGGGACCGCCTGCGCGTGCCGCGGGCGTGAGCCCCGAGGTTCCGAGGTCTCGAGTCCTGGGAGGACGATCATGACCGATGCCACGCGCAGAGGACTGCGCACCGCCGTACAAGCACTCGTCACCCTCATCACCGCGCTGCCGCTGCTCGCCGCCGATCCGGGCGTCGCGGACGTCCCGGTGCTCGCGGGCCTCGTGGCCCTCGCCGCGGCGCTGAGCCGCCTGATGGCCGTGCCGGCCGTCGAGGCGCTGCTGCCCCCGTGGCTGCGGAGGCGGGGGGTGGACGATGGCGGGAGCTGAGACGGGGAGCGTCCCCCTGGAACTGGAGCGGCTGCGCCGTTCCGTGGACGTCGGTTTCGCCACGACCAGGGGTGATCTCGCCCTCCTGCTCCAGCGCGCCGACCAGACCGACAAGACCCTCTCCGAGCACGAGGACCGCCTCGACGCCCTGGAACGCAGCCGCTGGCCCCTGCCCTCCCTGGCAGCGATCACCTCCTGCACCGCCCTGGCCGTCACGCTCTGGCAGGCGGGGGGCAGGTGAGGCACTGACGCACGACGAAGGTGACACACGACGAAGGGCCCGGCCGCCGCGGTGGCCGGGCCCTTTCGTCATGCCCGC
The window above is part of the Streptomyces venezuelae genome. Proteins encoded here:
- a CDS encoding peptidoglycan-binding protein; amino-acid sequence: MATPLSPDALVRALRGEGVRMREHGNWRTHNRNHKGAWGPVHGVMLHHTAGRDSLALCRRGMTDLPGPLCIGLISKDGTLHLVGYGRTNHAGNGSTAVLDAVQRSKALPSRPGPDAVDGNARFYGFEIENLGNGRDPFPAVQLDTVERLSAALCRAHGWSGASVIGHKEWTRRKIDPTFSMPVMRGRVAKRLGSDAPGGEGGDGPAYAPFPGAAFFAVGRHSALFTSVGRRLVKEGCGRYEVGPGPVWTEADRASYAVWQHKLGYRGADADGIPGRTSWDRLRVPRA